The following are from one region of the Marinomonas sp. CT5 genome:
- a CDS encoding AraC family transcriptional regulator has translation MDRLSSVLSAFRPKAASISVFHFTRQNEPLALSVDSSYWLYLVTGALSLTAQGDNRTELQQGDGVWLATGQDLSVSLIQGIHTESTLFVCEFDFATKALNPLLDLEWQWVRVDKGDEIAQQLALLKTILLTESLQPRCGSQVVTERLAEAYLVQMLRLFIQHQKIELGLLAGLSDARLARAIVAIHEQPQQAWQVASLADKAGMSRSVFSGLFKSTMGMSPMAYLTSWRMRLAAQRIKNGDRNLAILSDELGYQSEAAFRRTFKKVIGVTPGDIGRQARL, from the coding sequence ATGGATCGTCTTTCATCGGTATTAAGTGCCTTTCGTCCTAAGGCAGCTTCGATAAGTGTTTTTCATTTCACTCGTCAGAATGAGCCCTTGGCTTTGTCTGTTGATTCAAGCTATTGGCTTTACTTAGTGACTGGGGCGCTTTCGTTAACCGCGCAAGGCGATAACCGAACCGAGTTGCAACAGGGTGATGGTGTGTGGCTTGCGACGGGACAGGACCTCAGCGTATCGCTTATTCAAGGCATACACACTGAAAGTACATTATTCGTTTGTGAATTTGATTTTGCCACAAAAGCACTTAATCCCTTGTTGGACTTAGAATGGCAATGGGTGAGAGTCGACAAAGGTGATGAGATTGCTCAGCAATTGGCCCTCTTAAAAACCATCTTGCTCACTGAAAGCTTACAGCCTCGTTGTGGCTCCCAAGTGGTGACGGAAAGATTAGCCGAAGCCTATTTAGTGCAAATGCTTAGATTGTTTATACAGCATCAAAAAATCGAATTGGGCTTATTAGCTGGCTTAAGTGATGCCAGGCTGGCGCGGGCAATCGTTGCCATTCATGAACAACCTCAGCAAGCTTGGCAGGTGGCTAGTCTTGCCGATAAAGCCGGTATGTCGCGCTCGGTATTTAGTGGCTTGTTTAAAAGTACGATGGGCATGTCTCCCATGGCTTATTTAACATCATGGCGTATGCGTCTCGCCGCGCAACGGATAAAAAATGGTGACAGAAACCTCGCTATTTTAAGCGATGAGTTGGGATATCAAAGTGAAGCCGCTTTTCGTCGTACTTTTAAAAAAGTCATTGGTGTAACACCAGGAGATATTGGTCGCCAAGCTCGTCTATGA
- a CDS encoding peroxiredoxin-like family protein has product MVVLKPRTVTPALTINTLKEPWVLAQQTPENFTMVVVYRGLHCPICKNYLRELSRLANDFAAKGVTILVLSSDTKERAEQASREWEIENLTMGYGLTAEQSQAWGLHRSAGRGITSIGIEEPSEFTEPGLFLIRPDHTLYWSNISTMPFARPHFKEVLGAIEFAVSNNYPARGELI; this is encoded by the coding sequence ATGGTCGTCCTAAAACCCAGAACAGTCACACCTGCTCTCACCATAAATACTCTAAAAGAGCCTTGGGTACTGGCACAACAAACACCGGAAAACTTTACCATGGTAGTGGTTTATCGTGGCTTACATTGCCCAATTTGTAAAAACTACCTAAGAGAACTAAGCCGCTTAGCAAACGACTTTGCTGCGAAAGGAGTAACTATTCTTGTACTAAGTTCCGACACAAAAGAAAGAGCGGAACAAGCATCAAGGGAATGGGAGATTGAAAACTTAACCATGGGTTACGGCCTTACCGCTGAACAGTCCCAAGCTTGGGGATTACACAGAAGTGCTGGCCGAGGTATCACCAGCATTGGAATTGAAGAACCTAGTGAATTTACTGAACCAGGCTTGTTCTTAATTCGACCTGATCACACCCTCTATTGGAGCAACATCAGCACCATGCCTTTTGCGCGTCCGCACTTCAAAGAAGTACTTGGAGCAATTGAATTCGCTGTCAGCAACAACTACCCAGCACGTGGCGAACTAATTTAA
- a CDS encoding GNAT family N-acetyltransferase — protein MSIQYKVNQSITSAQFIELLSKTTLGARRPIDQVETIDAMLENANLLITAWQGEHLVGVARSVTDFAFCCYLSDLAVDESVQSSGIGKTLIRMTKEALQPKCSLILLSAPQAVDYYPKIGFIQHNSAWVLSNIDDLK, from the coding sequence ATGTCTATTCAGTACAAGGTTAATCAGTCTATTACCTCTGCTCAATTCATTGAGCTCTTGTCTAAAACCACGCTTGGTGCACGTCGTCCTATCGACCAAGTGGAAACGATAGACGCCATGTTAGAAAACGCCAACTTATTGATAACGGCTTGGCAAGGCGAGCATTTGGTGGGAGTAGCGCGTTCTGTAACGGATTTTGCCTTTTGCTGTTACTTATCTGATTTGGCGGTGGATGAATCGGTTCAATCGTCGGGAATTGGTAAAACCTTAATTCGTATGACCAAAGAAGCTTTGCAACCTAAGTGTTCTTTGATTTTATTATCTGCTCCGCAAGCGGTTGATTATTATCCAAAAATTGGTTTTATCCAGCATAATAGTGCATGGGTGCTGAGTAATATTGATGATTTAAAGTAG
- a CDS encoding response regulator transcription factor: protein MMNPSSKSDIVLVVDDSPDALSLIHDTLEAANMDVLVALEGKQALTIARRIRPDIILLDAIMPNMDGFETCRALKADQSLASIPVIFMTGLSDTDDIVRGLEAGGVDYLTKPIQPNELIARMRVHLSNARLSNNAQSALDSMGQYLMTTTFAGEIAWATPQTYALLAKARASTEWQATELALQIRLWLAHQPVVGNVLKLGGLDYPLALKMMGMTEQKEVLLRLEDGDKPTGPALLKKELDLTDRESEVLHWIANGKTNREIAEILEMSPRTVNKHLEQIFPKLGVENRTSAAGVALRILSADR from the coding sequence ATGATGAATCCAAGTAGTAAAAGTGACATTGTTTTAGTGGTCGATGATTCGCCAGATGCGTTGAGCCTGATTCATGACACCTTGGAAGCGGCCAATATGGATGTGCTCGTCGCTCTTGAAGGAAAACAAGCTTTAACCATTGCCAGACGGATTCGACCTGACATTATTCTACTGGATGCCATCATGCCAAATATGGATGGCTTTGAAACCTGTCGGGCGTTAAAAGCCGATCAAAGCCTAGCATCTATCCCCGTTATTTTTATGACAGGGTTGAGTGATACGGATGACATTGTGCGAGGGTTAGAAGCTGGTGGTGTGGATTACCTCACCAAGCCAATTCAGCCCAATGAACTGATTGCTCGAATGCGAGTGCATTTGTCGAATGCTCGCTTGAGTAACAACGCTCAGTCTGCATTGGACAGCATGGGGCAGTATTTGATGACGACCACCTTTGCTGGTGAAATCGCTTGGGCAACGCCACAAACCTATGCTCTGCTTGCCAAGGCTCGTGCTAGCACTGAATGGCAAGCTACGGAACTGGCTTTGCAAATACGACTTTGGTTGGCTCATCAACCTGTGGTTGGCAACGTATTGAAACTCGGTGGCTTGGACTATCCTTTGGCGCTGAAAATGATGGGAATGACTGAGCAAAAAGAAGTGTTGTTAAGATTGGAAGATGGAGATAAACCGACGGGGCCAGCATTATTAAAGAAAGAGCTGGATCTAACCGACCGAGAGTCAGAAGTCTTGCATTGGATCGCCAATGGTAAAACCAATCGTGAAATTGCAGAAATTTTGGAGATGAGTCCACGAACGGTTAATAAGCATCTTGAGCAAATTTTTCCTAAGCTCGGAGTTGAAAACCGCACTTCCGCTGCTGGAGTGGCATTGCGCATTTTATCGGCAGATCGCTAA
- a CDS encoding ATP-binding protein, producing the protein MTAAQKIFKVRRHYNKWVADQTMEDYALRYTSKQGHTMSIERVGHTALGATAFLALEGLAAVITLAYGFTNAVAAILTVLAVFFITGFPIAYYSAKHGLDIDLLTRGAGFGYLGSTITSLIYATFTFIFFAIEAAILASAFEVLLGIPLALGYALSAIFVIPIVTHGIRAISRFQNGSQWIWLVLQVAAIGVVVTQEYQNFEGWTQYAPAELPQSTHFDWVLFGAAASVLFALMAQIGEQVDYLRFFPVKTKQNRRRWWFWLILAGPGWVFIGAIKMLLGSFLAYLAISDGASVVQATDPTYLYQRIFFFLTTSPTTALLLAAVFVFICQMKINLTNAYAGSIAWSNFFSRLTHSHPGRVVWLVFNVTIALLLMELGIYQALGAILGVFAIAAVSWLGSLAADLLINKPLGLSPNYVEFKRAHLYDINPVGTGSMLIATTLGLVSYLGVFGEVAKSLCHFISLGSCFVFVPLIAWLTKGKYYLARQSPELIPMIALAKQQKPNYVTLTCGICENVFEKEDMSFCSAYMQPICSLCCSLDVRCLDSCKPQASIGQQSDYFLKLFLPKGWVKALSSRFGRFTSLLLVINIINAALMMLIYRQMAPSSLNEEALLKETMLALFFTLLIVSGVLSWLFVLAHESRVVAQKESNRQTRKLIREIDAHQETDRALQHAKDQAERANEAKSRYLTGISHELRTPLQSIIGYAQLLSEKANTPSGHQNGLDIIHRSGLYLADLIEGLLDISKIEAGRFDLYRNTVDLPKLIDQLNSMFAMQARDKGIQLQSKILAPLPQHVVTDEKRLRQILINLLSNAVKYTPKGSVFFEVNYRNQVAEFVIRDTGVGIKEGHLKRIFDPFERVRDVSTGNLPGTGLGLTIVKLLTDIMGGDLQAHSVVGEGSEFRVSLLLPWVSQGDSATYEYKRIVSYQGYQRTLMVVDDDPVVRGLLSDILVPLGFHVLEASDAENCLDELESCSPDLFVLDVSMPGMDGLSLAKLLRDRAYSVPIIMLSADAKENQRKPDEQAAFNQYLVKPVNNSALLDAIKHWLVLDWVYQETELDTMTPVLVDKSSSSNEETSLITSDDQQPTTIPDHESVRELMAFAEMGYKKGVRGILDQLAKTKVIAAIHLQQLESLYQSFQFDGIVQYLKQHACENRDVSEKSNDESK; encoded by the coding sequence ATGACCGCGGCACAAAAGATCTTTAAAGTGCGACGCCACTATAACAAGTGGGTTGCCGACCAAACGATGGAAGATTACGCGTTACGCTATACTTCCAAGCAAGGTCATACCATGAGCATCGAGCGTGTCGGTCATACGGCGCTCGGTGCTACTGCGTTTTTAGCTCTAGAAGGATTGGCCGCGGTTATTACACTGGCGTATGGTTTTACCAATGCCGTAGCGGCCATTCTCACGGTATTGGCGGTGTTTTTCATTACTGGCTTTCCCATTGCTTATTATTCTGCCAAGCATGGCTTGGACATAGATTTACTGACTCGAGGAGCGGGTTTTGGCTATCTTGGGTCGACGATAACCTCACTGATTTACGCCACATTCACATTTATCTTTTTTGCTATCGAAGCAGCGATTTTAGCCTCGGCGTTTGAAGTTCTGTTGGGCATTCCGTTGGCCTTGGGTTATGCGCTTTCGGCTATCTTTGTGATTCCTATCGTAACGCACGGTATTCGTGCTATCAGTCGTTTTCAAAATGGCAGCCAGTGGATTTGGTTGGTGTTGCAAGTCGCTGCGATTGGGGTGGTAGTGACTCAGGAGTACCAAAACTTCGAAGGTTGGACGCAATATGCACCAGCGGAATTACCACAAAGCACGCATTTTGATTGGGTGTTGTTCGGAGCTGCTGCATCTGTATTGTTTGCTTTGATGGCGCAAATCGGCGAGCAGGTCGATTATTTACGTTTTTTTCCCGTTAAGACCAAGCAAAACCGCCGACGCTGGTGGTTTTGGTTGATTTTAGCTGGCCCAGGTTGGGTGTTTATAGGGGCGATCAAAATGCTGTTAGGCTCATTTTTGGCCTATTTAGCGATTTCTGATGGTGCTAGTGTGGTTCAAGCGACAGACCCTACTTATTTGTATCAGCGCATCTTTTTCTTTTTGACTACCTCTCCGACTACGGCCTTGTTGTTGGCTGCGGTGTTTGTGTTTATCTGTCAGATGAAAATCAATTTAACCAACGCGTATGCGGGTTCCATTGCTTGGTCAAATTTCTTTTCGCGCTTAACTCATTCCCATCCGGGGCGTGTGGTTTGGTTAGTGTTTAACGTGACCATTGCGTTATTGCTGATGGAGTTAGGGATTTACCAAGCTTTGGGCGCGATTCTAGGCGTGTTTGCGATAGCTGCCGTGAGCTGGTTGGGGAGTTTGGCAGCAGACTTATTAATTAACAAACCCTTGGGACTAAGCCCTAACTATGTGGAGTTTAAACGGGCGCATTTATACGACATTAACCCAGTAGGAACTGGGTCGATGTTGATCGCGACGACATTAGGATTAGTGAGTTATTTAGGTGTCTTTGGCGAAGTGGCAAAAAGTTTGTGTCACTTTATTTCGCTGGGCTCGTGTTTTGTCTTTGTGCCACTGATCGCATGGCTCACCAAGGGGAAGTATTACTTAGCACGCCAAAGTCCCGAACTGATTCCAATGATAGCATTAGCAAAGCAGCAGAAGCCAAACTATGTCACTTTGACCTGTGGGATTTGTGAAAATGTTTTTGAAAAGGAAGACATGAGTTTTTGTTCGGCTTATATGCAGCCGATTTGTTCTTTGTGTTGTTCCTTGGATGTGCGCTGTTTAGACAGCTGCAAGCCACAGGCGAGCATTGGTCAGCAAAGTGATTATTTCTTAAAACTGTTTTTGCCCAAAGGTTGGGTGAAAGCTTTGAGTTCGCGCTTTGGCCGTTTTACGTCGTTATTGTTGGTGATCAATATTATCAATGCTGCGCTGATGATGTTGATTTACCGGCAAATGGCGCCCAGTTCTCTGAATGAAGAAGCTTTACTGAAAGAGACTATGTTGGCGCTGTTTTTTACTTTGTTGATTGTCTCTGGTGTCTTGTCTTGGTTATTTGTGCTTGCCCATGAAAGTCGTGTGGTGGCACAGAAAGAGTCGAATCGGCAAACTCGAAAATTGATTCGCGAGATTGATGCTCACCAAGAGACGGATCGCGCTTTACAGCATGCCAAAGATCAAGCAGAGCGAGCAAATGAGGCGAAAAGTCGTTATCTTACGGGGATCAGTCATGAACTTCGGACGCCGCTGCAATCGATTATTGGTTATGCACAGCTGTTATCTGAAAAAGCCAATACGCCATCGGGCCATCAAAATGGCTTGGATATTATTCATCGCAGTGGTTTGTATCTGGCCGATTTGATTGAAGGTTTGTTGGATATTTCGAAGATCGAAGCAGGGCGTTTTGATCTCTATCGCAACACAGTGGATTTACCTAAATTAATTGACCAGCTAAACAGCATGTTTGCTATGCAAGCGCGTGATAAAGGCATTCAATTACAGTCGAAAATTCTGGCACCTTTGCCTCAGCATGTGGTGACAGATGAAAAACGCTTGCGACAAATTTTGATCAATTTGCTATCTAATGCGGTGAAATACACACCAAAAGGCTCGGTTTTCTTTGAAGTGAATTATCGTAACCAAGTCGCCGAGTTTGTGATTCGCGACACGGGTGTTGGCATTAAAGAAGGCCATTTAAAGCGAATTTTTGATCCTTTCGAGCGAGTTCGTGACGTCAGTACGGGCAATCTTCCAGGCACAGGTTTGGGATTGACCATAGTGAAGTTGCTCACGGATATCATGGGCGGTGATTTGCAGGCTCATTCTGTGGTGGGCGAGGGCAGTGAGTTTCGCGTCAGTCTGCTGTTGCCTTGGGTGAGTCAAGGAGATAGCGCCACTTATGAATACAAACGTATTGTGAGTTATCAAGGTTATCAACGCACTTTAATGGTGGTGGATGATGATCCTGTGGTACGTGGTTTGTTGTCAGATATTCTTGTGCCACTTGGCTTTCATGTTTTGGAAGCATCTGATGCCGAAAACTGTTTGGATGAGCTGGAGTCCTGTTCGCCAGATCTGTTTGTATTAGATGTGTCTATGCCAGGAATGGATGGTTTGAGCTTGGCGAAGTTACTCCGTGATCGTGCTTATAGTGTGCCGATAATCATGTTGTCTGCCGATGCCAAAGAAAACCAACGCAAACCAGATGAGCAAGCCGCTTTTAATCAATATTTAGTCAAACCGGTGAACAACAGTGCTTTGTTGGACGCTATTAAACATTGGTTGGTGCTGGACTGGGTGTATCAAGAAACCGAGTTAGACACCATGACGCCGGTTCTAGTTGATAAGTCTTCTAGCTCGAATGAAGAGACGAGTCTCATTACATCAGATGATCAACAACCAACCACGATTCCTGATCATGAAAGTGTGCGCGAGCTGATGGCGTTTGCAGAAATGGGCTATAAAAAAGGCGTGCGAGGCATTCTTGATCAACTCGCTAAAACAAAGGTGATTGCCGCTATTCATCTACAACAATTGGAAAGTTTGTATCAAAGCTTTCAATTCGACGGCATTGTCCAATATTTAAAACAGCATGCTTGTGAAAATCGTGACGTGAGTGAGAAATCTAATGATGAATCCAAGTAG
- a CDS encoding HupE/UreJ family protein yields MKALKTKGLFAAALLVATGSVFAHPGHEHASSFMTGFSHPMGGLDHLLAMVAIGLWAASIGGRALWAIPVAFVMTMILGGGLAVAGMTVPFVEQGILLSVIVLGALVLFAKRLPTLVCAAIAGGFALFHGAAHGMEMPLTANGLQYALGFALATAGLHAVGLGFGQVMAKIGTPLVTRISGSLIATAGLVLAFA; encoded by the coding sequence ATGAAGGCATTGAAAACAAAAGGCTTGTTTGCTGCGGCTTTGTTAGTAGCGACAGGTTCTGTATTTGCTCATCCGGGGCATGAACACGCGTCCAGTTTTATGACGGGCTTTTCTCACCCTATGGGTGGTTTAGATCATCTTTTGGCTATGGTGGCGATTGGTCTTTGGGCGGCGAGTATTGGTGGTCGTGCTTTGTGGGCAATCCCCGTCGCGTTTGTTATGACGATGATCCTTGGTGGTGGACTGGCTGTCGCTGGAATGACAGTGCCATTTGTTGAACAAGGTATTTTGCTGTCGGTGATCGTTTTGGGTGCTTTGGTGCTGTTCGCTAAACGTTTGCCAACCTTAGTTTGTGCTGCGATTGCTGGTGGTTTTGCGTTATTCCACGGTGCCGCTCATGGTATGGAAATGCCGTTAACGGCGAATGGTTTGCAATATGCACTGGGGTTTGCTTTGGCAACAGCGGGTTTGCATGCAGTTGGTCTAGGCTTTGGTCAGGTAATGGCGAAAATCGGTACGCCTTTGGTGACACGCATTAGTGGTTCTTTAATTGCGACAGCGGGTTTGGTGCTTGCTTTTGCCTAA
- the ureG gene encoding urease accessory protein UreG, whose translation MKKQTLRIGVGGPVGSGKTALLRSLCSAMRDYYNIAVVTNDIYTQEDAKFLTQHEALDADRILGVETGGCPHTAIREDASMNLAAIDQLLERHGALDVVFVESGGDNLSATFSPELSDFTIYVIDVSAGDKIPRKGGPGITKSDLLIINKTDLAPLVGASLDVMAHDAKIQRGDRPFIFSNLKSAQGLDEIIQIIVSEGMLEAKEIPAAKAVV comes from the coding sequence ATGAAAAAACAAACATTACGAATTGGTGTAGGTGGTCCAGTAGGATCAGGCAAAACCGCTTTATTGCGTTCTTTGTGTAGTGCTATGCGTGACTATTACAACATTGCCGTGGTGACCAATGATATTTACACCCAAGAAGACGCGAAGTTCTTAACCCAGCATGAAGCTTTGGATGCGGATCGTATCTTGGGTGTGGAGACAGGCGGCTGTCCTCATACGGCAATTCGTGAAGACGCGTCGATGAACTTAGCGGCAATAGATCAGTTATTAGAACGCCATGGCGCATTGGATGTGGTATTTGTGGAAAGTGGTGGTGATAACTTAAGTGCGACGTTCAGCCCAGAGTTATCCGACTTTACTATTTATGTAATTGACGTATCTGCTGGTGACAAAATTCCTCGTAAAGGCGGTCCTGGTATTACGAAATCGGATTTATTGATTATTAATAAAACCGATCTAGCACCTTTGGTTGGCGCGTCTTTGGATGTTATGGCGCACGACGCCAAAATTCAGCGTGGCGATCGTCCTTTCATTTTTTCTAACCTCAAAAGTGCCCAAGGTTTGGATGAAATTATTCAGATAATTGTGTCTGAAGGGATGTTGGAAGCAAAAGAAATACCTGCAGCGAAAGCCGTCGTTTAA
- a CDS encoding urease accessory UreF family protein has product MDTVTTNIVTTDIRLLRLLQLSSVGLPVGGFAFSQGMEYAIDQGWVKNKAEVSDWIGLQLQQSLARVDLPVLRLCMDAAKQQNTERLFELNDLVLACRETKELRLNDTAMGEALFRLMGSLQIDTPFKRLDEMSFVTLFAIAANHWGLQADLACLGFAWSWLENQIAAATKLVPLGQTQAQELLGELQTDIRHAIAMSLNIEEERVGAGLPAIAIASALHETQYSRLFRS; this is encoded by the coding sequence ATGGACACAGTCACCACTAACATTGTCACCACTGACATTCGCTTATTGCGGCTTTTGCAATTAAGCAGCGTGGGTTTGCCTGTGGGTGGCTTTGCTTTTTCTCAGGGCATGGAATATGCCATCGATCAAGGTTGGGTGAAAAACAAAGCCGAAGTATCGGACTGGATTGGCTTGCAATTGCAACAATCGCTAGCTCGTGTGGATTTACCTGTGCTGCGGTTATGTATGGACGCCGCTAAGCAGCAAAACACAGAAAGATTATTTGAACTGAATGATTTGGTACTGGCCTGCCGAGAAACTAAAGAGCTGCGACTGAATGATACTGCGATGGGAGAAGCTTTATTTCGTCTAATGGGCAGCCTGCAAATAGATACGCCATTTAAGCGTTTAGATGAGATGAGCTTTGTTACCTTGTTTGCCATTGCGGCCAACCATTGGGGGCTACAAGCGGATCTTGCTTGTCTAGGCTTTGCTTGGTCTTGGCTAGAAAACCAAATTGCTGCGGCAACCAAGCTAGTCCCGCTTGGGCAAACACAAGCGCAAGAATTGCTAGGTGAGTTACAGACAGATATTCGACATGCCATTGCCATGTCATTAAATATTGAAGAAGAGCGTGTTGGTGCTGGATTACCCGCTATCGCCATCGCTAGCGCGCTACACGAAACACAATACTCGCGGCTATTTCGCTCTTAA
- a CDS encoding urease accessory protein UreE: MLDIYERLGTHCHDPVYTTVTLTHEQRDRGRLKLVGENNEEVRVFLERGKPLLVGEFLKSECGKIVQVAGAVENVAHASCEDWEAFSKACYHLGNRHTKIQIGERWLRIKPDHVLEDMLHMLGLIVTHEEAVFVPESGAYSHGHSHH, translated from the coding sequence ATGCTAGATATTTACGAAAGATTAGGCACACATTGCCATGATCCGGTTTACACCACAGTGACGTTAACCCATGAACAGCGTGACCGCGGACGTTTAAAACTTGTCGGTGAAAATAACGAGGAAGTTCGTGTTTTTCTTGAACGCGGTAAACCGCTTTTAGTAGGGGAATTCTTAAAATCTGAATGCGGCAAGATAGTTCAAGTCGCTGGTGCCGTAGAAAATGTGGCTCATGCCAGTTGCGAAGATTGGGAAGCTTTTTCCAAGGCTTGTTATCACTTAGGTAATCGCCATACCAAAATCCAAATTGGTGAGCGTTGGCTACGTATCAAACCAGACCATGTATTAGAAGACATGTTACATATGCTTGGTTTGATCGTTACCCATGAAGAAGCGGTGTTTGTGCCTGAATCTGGAGCTTACAGTCATGGACACAGTCACCACTAA
- the ureC gene encoding urease subunit alpha, with amino-acid sequence MATMDRQSYAQMFGPTTGDRVRLGDTDIWIQVEKDFTVYGDEVKFGGGKVIRDGMGQSQVTNEIAVDLVITNALVLDHWGIVKGDVGIKDGRIFKVGKAGNPDVQDNVDIVVGPGTEVIAGEGSILTAGGIDAHIHFICPQQVEEALTSGVTTMIGGGTGPATGTKATTCTPGPWYLGKMLQATDSMPMNLGFLGKGNASLPEALEEQLEAGACGLKLHEDWGTTPASIDCCLSVAEAYDVQVAIHTDTLNESGFVDSTIDAFKDRVIHTYHTEGAGGGHAPDIIQACSNPNVLPSSTNPTRPYTHNTVDEHLDMLMVCHHLDSNIEEDVAFADSRIRKETIAAEDILHDRGAFSMISSDSQAMGRVGEVVTRTWQTAHKMKQQFGLLPEDQELGADNFRARRYIAKYTINPAIAHGISHEVGSIEPGKMADLVLWKPAFFAVKPSMIIKGGMIASAPMGDPNASIPTPQPVHYRPMFGSCGKAAAATSVTFVSKAALNNGLKESLGLERTLVACKNTRNISKLDMIHNDWLPNITVDPQTYEVRADGELLTCEPAERLPLAQLYTLF; translated from the coding sequence ATGGCGACGATGGACAGACAAAGTTACGCGCAGATGTTCGGCCCGACTACTGGCGACCGTGTGCGCTTAGGCGATACTGATATTTGGATTCAGGTGGAAAAAGATTTCACCGTCTATGGTGACGAAGTGAAATTCGGTGGTGGCAAGGTCATTCGTGACGGTATGGGACAAAGCCAAGTGACCAATGAGATTGCCGTGGATTTGGTGATTACCAATGCTCTGGTGTTGGACCATTGGGGAATTGTGAAAGGCGATGTTGGCATCAAAGATGGCCGTATTTTTAAAGTCGGTAAAGCAGGCAACCCAGACGTACAAGATAATGTGGATATTGTGGTTGGCCCTGGCACCGAAGTGATTGCTGGGGAAGGTTCTATTCTAACCGCGGGTGGCATTGATGCCCACATACACTTTATATGTCCGCAACAAGTGGAAGAAGCCTTAACCTCTGGCGTCACCACCATGATTGGTGGCGGTACTGGACCTGCCACGGGAACGAAAGCAACGACTTGTACACCCGGGCCTTGGTATCTTGGCAAGATGTTACAAGCAACCGACAGTATGCCGATGAACTTAGGTTTTTTAGGCAAAGGTAACGCCAGTCTGCCAGAGGCCTTAGAAGAGCAGTTAGAAGCGGGAGCATGTGGGCTAAAATTGCATGAAGATTGGGGAACTACCCCAGCATCAATTGATTGTTGTTTGAGTGTCGCAGAAGCCTACGATGTGCAAGTAGCTATCCATACCGACACACTGAACGAATCGGGCTTTGTTGATAGCACCATTGATGCTTTTAAAGACCGTGTTATTCACACTTATCACACCGAAGGCGCAGGCGGCGGTCACGCTCCTGATATTATTCAAGCTTGTTCTAACCCAAATGTTTTACCTTCTTCAACCAATCCAACGCGTCCTTATACTCACAACACGGTTGATGAGCATTTAGACATGCTAATGGTGTGTCACCATTTGGACAGTAATATTGAAGAAGACGTAGCCTTTGCGGATTCGCGTATTCGTAAAGAAACCATTGCCGCGGAAGACATTCTCCATGATCGTGGCGCTTTCAGTATGATTTCCTCAGACTCGCAAGCGATGGGACGAGTGGGAGAAGTGGTAACTCGTACATGGCAAACAGCCCACAAAATGAAGCAGCAGTTTGGTTTATTACCAGAAGATCAAGAATTGGGTGCGGATAACTTTCGTGCTCGTCGTTATATTGCTAAGTACACCATCAACCCTGCCATTGCTCATGGTATCAGTCACGAAGTGGGGTCAATTGAACCGGGAAAAATGGCCGATTTGGTCTTGTGGAAGCCCGCTTTTTTTGCCGTGAAACCTTCGATGATTATCAAAGGCGGCATGATTGCCAGCGCTCCAATGGGTGACCCAAATGCCTCCATTCCAACCCCACAACCTGTGCATTATCGGCCTATGTTTGGCTCCTGTGGTAAGGCTGCGGCAGCCACGTCTGTGACCTTTGTATCTAAGGCCGCATTGAATAATGGCTTGAAGGAAAGTCTTGGATTGGAACGTACTTTGGTGGCTTGTAAAAACACGCGCAATATTTCCAAGCTCGATATGATCCATAACGATTGGCTCCCAAATATTACTGTCGATCCGCAAACCTATGAAGTGCGTGCGGATGGGGAGTTATTAACCTGTGAGCCTGCGGAGAGGTTACCTCTCGCACAACTTTATACGCTTTTTTAA
- a CDS encoding urease subunit beta: MIPGEIQVAEGVIELNVGRKTVKIRVENTGDRPVQIGSHYHFYEVNPALSFDRELTKGFRLNIASGTAVRFEPGQGREVELVEYAGTKTIYGFRGEVMGKLVGAE, translated from the coding sequence ATGATTCCAGGTGAAATTCAGGTAGCCGAAGGCGTTATCGAACTCAATGTTGGTCGCAAGACGGTGAAAATTCGCGTCGAAAATACCGGTGATCGTCCTGTGCAAATTGGCTCCCATTATCATTTTTACGAAGTGAACCCAGCCTTGTCTTTTGATCGTGAATTAACCAAAGGTTTTCGTTTGAATATCGCGTCTGGCACCGCTGTGCGTTTTGAGCCTGGTCAAGGTCGTGAAGTGGAGTTAGTCGAATACGCAGGTACGAAGACCATTTACGGTTTCCGAGGTGAAGTCATGGGTAAATTGGTAGGAGCAGAATAA